GGAGCGCCCCAAGGCTGGCCACTGGCCACCGCAGCTTTTGCTGTAGTCTGTGTTATTTTGCAAATAGGCTTTTTCGCCACTCTTGCAAAACAACATTCGTCATTCTCGCGTAGGCGAGAATCTCAGCCGGCATCCGATTGCAGCAACAAGATAAATGGCAAAGAACCAGAGCAGGGCGGTCTCAAGGTAATCGCCGATATGCTGGTACAGGGTATCCCTGGTCTTTAGTTGCATCTTGCGCTGGATGACGGCGTCTTCAAAAATAGGCGTGTTCAAGTCCATGTGACCATACTGGTCAATGAACACGGACACTCCGCTGTTGGCAAGCCTTGCTGCCGGCATGCCGTTTTCGATGGTGCGGTAACGCACCAGGTTCAGGTGTTGGTAGGGGGCGGTACTCCTGCCGAACCATCCGTCGTTAGTGATGTTCACCATGAACCTGGAACCTGCACGAATGGCTTCCCGCACCAGGTCGCCAAAGATGGCGTCGTAGCAGATAAAGGGCGTCCACAAGAAGGGCCCGTACACGGGAGTCTCCTTGCCGGGCACAAAGTCCCCTTCGCCCAGGTCCACGTAGTTCAGAATTGGGAAGATGTCGTCAAAGGGAATTCGCTCGCTGAAAGGAACCAGATGTTTTTTGATGTAACGCTGGGGGAAACTCCCGTCGTTAGGGCTGAACAGGAACGAGGCGTTGTAGACCTCGTAGCGGCGCACGGCGCCAGGTTCCTTGATGCGCTTGAAATCAAGGGCGCCAACCAGAATGCTTGCGTTCATGCGGCTTGCGACGTTGTGCAGCCTGACAATCGTAGCGGGCTGCCTACGGATGTGGTCTGGAATGGCGGTTTCTGCCAGGATAATCAGGTCCGCTCCGTCTTTGACGCTGTCCCGAACCATGCCGAGAGTCTTGTCTATAATGCGGTCGTAGCGCTCCTTGCTCCATTTTTCACCCTGCTGAATGCAGGGCTGCACCATGGCTATTTGGGGAGTGTGCTCCCCATCGCTTCCGTAGAAGGGTGCTGCTTCTGGAGCGGACAAGGTGATTTTTCCGTGAATAAGGAGGGCCACGAGAATCAGGACGGGTAACGCAAAAGGCCACTTGGCTTTTAGACCAGGCTTGTCCAAAGCATTTGCAACCAGCATGTTGCTTGCCACGATTAGGGTGGTGTAGCCGAAGATTCCGATGATAGAAAGGGCCTGTAAAAGTTCCAGGTAGTTGCCGAACACGTAGCCCAGGTGACTCCAGGGGAATGCAAAGTCCCCGCGGGTACGGGTCATTTCGAGCCCGGCGTAAAACACGGGGTAGAGTCCCCAGAAAATCGGACACCCCTTGATGCGGATATCCTTGACGAGGGTATAGACGAAAGCCGCTACCACACTGTAGAAGCTGAAGAAGGCCACCAAAAGCACCACGCCCAAGAAGATGATGGCCGATGGTGCCGTTTCCACGTTCATGACGTTGAAAATCCAGTAGTAGTTGATGCCGTTGTATACCATGCCCGACCAGAAGGTGGCAAAGATGGCTGAACTA
The DNA window shown above is from Fibrobacter sp. and carries:
- the lnt gene encoding apolipoprotein N-acyltransferase; the protein is MTDILNRLKSWIESLPRMYRIFLGILFVAELGLYLVTPDEPGLYSWKPQFIPFIVTIPFLFVKSVRKPFNRFVYSYAFISFAFLALDYLAGGHAGLVQISVLFIPFGLYLLYRFGLWNFKRLRERDSRTALLLSTIAWGAMALAFPPLPLGPAALLLLVPWFIAMNRYSRSSAIFATFWSGMVYNGINYYWIFNVMNVETAPSAIIFLGVVLLVAFFSFYSVVAAFVYTLVKDIRIKGCPIFWGLYPVFYAGLEMTRTRGDFAFPWSHLGYVFGNYLELLQALSIIGIFGYTTLIVASNMLVANALDKPGLKAKWPFALPVLILVALLIHGKITLSAPEAAPFYGSDGEHTPQIAMVQPCIQQGEKWSKERYDRIIDKTLGMVRDSVKDGADLIILAETAIPDHIRRQPATIVRLHNVASRMNASILVGALDFKRIKEPGAVRRYEVYNASFLFSPNDGSFPQRYIKKHLVPFSERIPFDDIFPILNYVDLGEGDFVPGKETPVYGPFLWTPFICYDAIFGDLVREAIRAGSRFMVNITNDGWFGRSTAPYQHLNLVRYRTIENGMPAARLANSGVSVFIDQYGHMDLNTPIFEDAVIQRKMQLKTRDTLYQHIGDYLETALLWFFAIYLVAAIGCRLRFSPTRE